One part of the Rickettsia akari str. Hartford genome encodes these proteins:
- a CDS encoding site-specific tyrosine recombinase XerD, with product MEFISQFLEMLLAERALSKNSILSYKRDLCDFQNYLAKQRLSALNITTANVRDWIEYLANNDLQARSINRKISTVKNYYEFLISENHTTFNPVLNVDLPKYQNKLPEILSIDQIKSLLEYCSQDNSPEGIRLNAMIHLLYASGLRVSELVSLKLSDILTNKTSKGEVRKIFSVLGKGNKERVIVINEQAVISIAKYLAIRDIFVNKAKPKNLIYLFPSSALTGYMTRQNFAILLKSAALYANLNPEHVSPHILRHSFASHLLEGGADLRVIQDLLGHSDISTTQIYTHLQTHHLKKALLHHPLNTN from the coding sequence ATGGAATTTATTTCGCAATTCCTAGAAATGCTCTTAGCCGAGCGAGCATTATCAAAAAATTCTATACTTAGCTATAAGCGTGACCTATGCGATTTTCAAAACTATCTTGCTAAACAAAGATTATCCGCATTAAATATTACCACAGCAAATGTTAGAGATTGGATTGAGTATCTAGCAAATAATGATTTACAAGCACGCTCAATCAACAGAAAAATCTCAACTGTAAAAAACTACTATGAATTTTTAATTAGCGAAAATCATACTACCTTTAATCCGGTTCTTAACGTAGATTTACCGAAATACCAAAATAAACTTCCTGAAATACTGTCTATAGATCAGATTAAATCGCTACTTGAATATTGCTCGCAAGATAATTCTCCTGAAGGTATAAGGCTTAATGCGATGATTCATTTGCTTTATGCTAGTGGCCTTAGAGTCTCGGAGCTTGTGAGTCTTAAACTTAGCGATATTCTGACTAATAAAACATCTAAAGGAGAAGTAAGAAAAATATTTTCGGTACTTGGTAAAGGTAATAAGGAAAGAGTCATAGTAATAAATGAACAGGCAGTTATCTCTATTGCCAAATATCTTGCAATTAGAGATATTTTTGTGAATAAAGCTAAACCAAAAAATCTAATTTATTTATTTCCCTCATCAGCTTTAACAGGTTATATGACTAGGCAAAATTTTGCAATTCTGTTAAAATCTGCTGCTCTTTATGCCAATCTTAACCCTGAACATGTTTCTCCTCATATATTACGCCACAGCTTTGCAAGTCATTTACTTGAGGGCGGAGCAGACTTAAGAGTAATTCAAGATCTACTCGGCCATTCTGATATATCAACGACCCAAATATATACTCATCTTCAAACTCATCATCTAAAAAAAGCATTATTGCATCACCCTCTTAACACAAATTAA
- a CDS encoding DUF5410 family protein — MKLKEMMLACISNPVEIEGQYPRFAQKKELGLNVCSGLGKINLEREELCDEASRSLVNLVIQAIDNKNFDLGILQKMQQAFSIASKQKQRKAFISFLDKELNQEQLHKLSQAIMENANELMPDDDPNFVCRTSNNKVFQEILLLEAKGNNFSVEVDRKGTLKINFPSKLLELYKLLVDNFYLKNFEKEELQKKLYHELFPDCQIPFEELIKKEELQKKLYHELFPDCQIPFEELIEEVSFFENFMQCLKEFYIKNSLAQSIMFLLVSEYIRESGVSEELLELEVFKKLFEEKMSLYGTSDDFKLSVVQHVLNDKNGVYISNLTSSNILELVTHTQPDCEIVSIEILGESKSPV, encoded by the coding sequence ATGAAGCTAAAAGAAATGATGCTCGCTTGTATTAGTAACCCTGTAGAAATTGAAGGACAATATCCTAGATTCGCTCAAAAGAAAGAATTAGGATTAAATGTTTGTTCCGGGTTAGGTAAAATAAACTTAGAAAGAGAAGAATTATGTGATGAAGCATCACGTAGTTTAGTAAATTTGGTTATCCAAGCAATAGATAACAAAAATTTTGATTTGGGGATTTTACAAAAGATGCAGCAGGCTTTTAGCATTGCAAGTAAGCAAAAACAAAGAAAAGCTTTTATAAGTTTTTTAGATAAAGAGCTTAATCAAGAGCAATTACATAAACTCAGTCAAGCAATAATGGAAAATGCAAATGAATTAATGCCGGATGATGATCCTAATTTCGTTTGTCGTACTTCTAATAATAAAGTTTTTCAAGAAATATTATTATTGGAAGCAAAAGGAAACAATTTTTCTGTAGAAGTTGATAGAAAAGGAACGTTAAAAATTAACTTTCCTAGCAAGCTACTTGAACTTTACAAGTTATTAGTAGATAATTTTTATTTGAAAAATTTTGAAAAAGAGGAATTGCAGAAAAAATTATATCATGAATTGTTCCCTGATTGTCAAATTCCTTTTGAAGAACTCATTAAAAAAGAGGAATTGCAGAAAAAATTATATCATGAATTGTTCCCTGATTGTCAAATTCCTTTTGAAGAATTAATTGAAGAAGTAAGTTTTTTTGAAAATTTTATGCAATGCTTAAAAGAATTTTATATTAAAAATAGCTTAGCACAAAGCATAATGTTTTTACTTGTGAGTGAATATATTAGAGAAAGTGGTGTAAGTGAAGAATTACTTGAATTAGAGGTATTTAAAAAATTATTTGAAGAAAAAATGTCGTTATATGGAACTTCTGATGATTTTAAATTATCCGTGGTTCAGCATGTTTTAAATGATAAAAACGGTGTTTATATTAGCAATTTAACATCTTCAAATATATTAGAGCTAGTCACTCACACTCAACCAGATTGTGAGATAGTATCAATAGAAATTCTAGGAGAGAGCAAAAGTCCAGTATGA
- a CDS encoding DUF5410 domain-containing protein, with amino-acid sequence MATKNKKTTMSTETKNLANLVIKEIGNENFNFDVLQKMQEAFRTASKQKQREAFISVLDKKLNKEQLHKLNQAIMENANELMPDNDPNFVCRTSNNKVFQEILLLEAKRSGMEAKFNDKGELQSLDVKDITHEILDHYRVLQEKFYHKRNSKDLIDSRIAQSINFLLYAPLFRESEIYIKLGLKAAEIEREIQDPNGKYVKQLVDAKIGTNINLNTKENLDNKTNEEKETKISSIIEKAITKLEKDKKVSIEYKKRKDIKRHLSKSLEGASDYILTFKKNDLVDIIYQELDKRQTWWSKIANYIGIKSYSISKENLEKIGRVINSEIKNSHTHLNGEVQAQLKQISKELNRLNNPVLTSEVKKVHAESKKLPVPAKPEHLKKRAHGL; translated from the coding sequence ATGGCTACAAAAAATAAAAAAACAACAATGAGTACTGAAACAAAAAATTTAGCAAATTTAGTTATCAAAGAAATAGGTAACGAAAATTTTAATTTTGATGTTTTGCAAAAGATGCAGGAGGCTTTTAGGACTGCAAGTAAGCAAAAACAGAGGGAAGCTTTTATAAGTGTTTTAGATAAAAAGCTTAATAAGGAGCAATTACATAAGCTCAATCAAGCAATAATGGAAAATGCAAATGAATTAATGCCGGATAATGATCCTAATTTTGTTTGTCGTACTTCTAATAATAAAGTTTTTCAAGAAATATTATTATTGGAAGCAAAACGCTCAGGCATGGAAGCAAAATTTAATGATAAAGGAGAATTACAATCTCTTGATGTAAAAGATATAACACATGAAATATTAGATCACTATCGTGTTTTACAAGAGAAATTTTATCATAAAAGAAATTCTAAAGATTTGATAGATAGTAGAATAGCTCAAAGTATTAATTTTTTATTATATGCTCCACTTTTTCGAGAATCAGAGATATATATAAAATTAGGTTTAAAAGCTGCTGAGATAGAGCGAGAAATACAAGATCCTAACGGTAAGTATGTTAAACAATTAGTAGATGCTAAAATAGGAACTAATATAAATTTAAATACCAAAGAAAATTTAGACAATAAAACAAATGAAGAAAAAGAAACTAAGATATCTTCAATCATTGAAAAAGCAATAACAAAACTTGAGAAAGACAAAAAAGTAAGTATCGAGTATAAGAAACGAAAAGACATAAAAAGGCATTTATCTAAATCATTAGAAGGAGCTTCTGATTATATCTTAACATTTAAAAAAAATGATTTAGTAGATATAATATATCAAGAATTAGATAAAAGGCAAACCTGGTGGTCAAAGATTGCTAATTATATAGGTATAAAATCATATTCTATTTCTAAAGAAAATCTTGAGAAAATAGGAAGAGTAATTAATAGTGAAATTAAAAATTCTCATACTCATTTAAATGGAGAAGTACAGGCACAGTTAAAACAAATCTCAAAAGAGTTAAATAGATTAAATAATCCTGTATTGACGTCAGAAGTGAAAAAGGTTCATGCAGAATCCAAAAAACTGCCTGTTCCTGCAAAACCGGAACATCTCAAAAAAAGAGCTCATGGATTGTGA
- the fabI gene encoding enoyl-ACP reductase FabI — protein MTTGLLQGKKGLITGIANNMSISWAIAQLTKKHGAELWFTYQSEVLEKRVKPLAEEIGCNFVSELDVTNPKSISNLFDDIKAKWYSFDFLLHGMAFADKNELKGRYVDTSLENFHNSLHISCYSLLELSRSAEALMHDGGSIVTLTYYGAEKVIPNYNVMGISKAALEASVKYLANDLGKNNIRVNAISAGPIKTLASSAIGDFSTMLKSHATNAPLKRNTTQEDVGGAAVYLFSNLSQGVTGEIHYVDCGYNIMGSHKL, from the coding sequence ATGACTACAGGATTACTACAAGGAAAAAAAGGCTTAATTACAGGCATTGCAAATAATATGTCAATATCGTGGGCGATTGCACAGCTTACTAAAAAACACGGAGCAGAGCTGTGGTTTACGTACCAATCGGAAGTACTAGAAAAACGAGTTAAACCACTCGCTGAGGAAATAGGTTGTAATTTTGTTAGCGAACTTGATGTTACGAATCCAAAATCAATTAGTAATTTATTTGATGATATAAAAGCAAAATGGTATAGCTTCGATTTCTTACTGCACGGTATGGCTTTTGCCGATAAAAATGAATTAAAAGGACGTTATGTTGATACTAGCTTAGAAAATTTTCATAATTCTTTACATATATCATGTTACTCTCTTTTAGAACTCTCACGGTCTGCAGAAGCCTTAATGCATGACGGCGGAAGCATTGTGACGTTAACCTACTACGGTGCTGAAAAAGTTATACCTAATTATAATGTAATGGGGATTTCTAAAGCTGCACTTGAGGCTAGTGTAAAATATCTAGCAAACGACTTGGGAAAAAATAATATTAGAGTAAATGCTATTTCGGCAGGACCTATCAAAACTCTAGCATCTAGTGCAATAGGTGATTTTAGTACTATGCTTAAATCTCACGCTACAAACGCACCGTTAAAACGTAATACTACCCAAGAAGATGTAGGAGGAGCAGCAGTATATTTATTTAGTAATTTATCTCAAGGTGTTACCGGTGAAATTCATTATGTAGATTGCGGTTACAATATTATGGGAAGTCATAAATTATAA
- the lnt gene encoding apolipoprotein N-acyltransferase, producing MYKSKIICLLLGMLSGLVFAPTFFIPALLTLSYLCYIVQKSKNWKEAVKFGYVFGFGHFLSGIYWVSIGVSVYIADFWWAIPFALFGLPIVLAFFISASCMLSFFAKNNKYYQFIFCLCWVLFEWIRSWIFTGLPWNLIGYAFSFSDILIQPLSIIGIYGLSFIVIYISTSAYPLFSKQFTQLKILVSSSVIILTIIVIHGAVRLSNNPTNFTDLKVRLVQPSIPQTEKWNEEEFWHNLMLHINLSENAEPTDLIIWSEAALVVPDDIPQVKSELLKMLNATNAILITGGISDNKKQGDEFELYSAMYALDKNDHKLFEYHKSHLVPFGEYMPLKKILPFKKLTHGLIDYKEGDGGFVYLEKYNLKIKPLICYESIFPDFVRTNNEIADVIINITNDAWYGKSSGPYQHFHISRNRAVESGLPMIRVANNGISAIVDPFGRTINKLNLNEINYTQGLIPKKLTSPTIFSQFGNSTILLFIVFILFINYLLASILDN from the coding sequence ATGTATAAATCTAAAATCATATGTTTACTGTTAGGGATGTTAAGCGGTTTAGTGTTTGCTCCGACTTTCTTTATACCGGCATTATTAACGTTATCTTACTTATGTTATATAGTTCAAAAATCCAAAAATTGGAAAGAAGCCGTAAAATTTGGTTATGTATTCGGTTTTGGGCATTTTTTAAGTGGAATATATTGGGTAAGTATCGGTGTTAGCGTTTATATTGCGGATTTTTGGTGGGCAATTCCTTTTGCGTTATTTGGGCTACCTATAGTTTTAGCTTTCTTTATATCGGCAAGCTGCATGCTTAGTTTTTTTGCTAAAAATAATAAATATTACCAATTTATATTCTGTTTATGTTGGGTATTATTCGAGTGGATACGTTCATGGATTTTTACCGGTCTTCCTTGGAATTTGATCGGCTATGCTTTCTCGTTTTCAGATATTTTAATACAACCTTTAAGTATAATAGGGATATATGGACTTAGTTTTATAGTTATATATATTTCTACATCAGCTTATCCTTTATTTAGCAAGCAATTTACGCAGTTAAAAATATTAGTATCTAGTTCAGTCATAATATTAACCATAATAGTCATTCATGGAGCAGTAAGGCTAAGTAATAACCCTACAAATTTCACTGATTTAAAAGTAAGATTAGTACAGCCTTCAATACCTCAAACCGAAAAATGGAATGAAGAAGAATTTTGGCATAATTTAATGCTACATATTAATTTATCGGAAAATGCCGAACCAACCGATTTAATTATTTGGTCTGAAGCAGCATTAGTAGTACCTGATGATATACCGCAAGTTAAATCAGAATTATTAAAAATGCTAAATGCTACAAATGCTATTTTGATAACAGGAGGGATCTCGGATAATAAAAAACAAGGTGATGAGTTTGAACTTTACTCAGCTATGTATGCTCTTGATAAAAATGATCATAAATTATTTGAATATCATAAATCACATTTAGTACCTTTCGGTGAGTATATGCCTCTTAAAAAGATACTACCGTTTAAAAAACTAACTCACGGTTTAATTGATTATAAAGAAGGAGACGGAGGGTTTGTTTATCTTGAAAAATATAATCTTAAAATTAAACCTTTAATTTGTTATGAATCTATTTTTCCTGATTTTGTACGGACGAATAATGAAATAGCAGATGTAATAATTAATATTACAAATGATGCGTGGTATGGTAAATCAAGCGGTCCATATCAGCATTTTCATATTAGTAGAAATAGAGCCGTAGAGAGCGGTTTACCTATGATTAGAGTAGCCAATAACGGTATTTCAGCTATAGTAGATCCTTTTGGTAGAACAATCAACAAACTAAATCTAAATGAAATAAATTATACTCAAGGTTTAATTCCTAAAAAACTAACCTCTCCTACTATATTCTCGCAATTTGGTAATTCTACTATTCTATTATTCATCGTTTTTATACTTTTCATTAATTATTTATTAGCCTCAATTCTTGATAACTAA
- a CDS encoding ABC transporter substrate binding protein — protein sequence MFISSIFQKFFSFLCVLFITAAIYADQKKVAIIVPLEHAAMTEIILGIKESLKDIDAEIIVKNAHADSNILFAIIKQIRDQDIDVIIPIGTTASQTVISHITNKPIVCAAAMINSKNLPLVTGVNDEIKITDTLIKLPFLQNITLIYSSSEKVIPEVEMLKLYAGKNNISLHTVMIQNLNDMPVAVKNAPENTQSFIILKDHLIVSGMNIIKQEAFKRRIPIIASDEGSVISGATIAVGVQEKQIGVEAGLMAKKILQGIEPQDIPFVDMQDLTLFINLKSFVKQDILTKENLSVLPLTKKELTE from the coding sequence ATGTTTATCTCTAGTATTTTTCAAAAATTTTTTTCTTTTCTTTGTGTTTTATTTATCACAGCTGCAATTTATGCGGATCAAAAAAAAGTAGCAATTATTGTTCCACTTGAACATGCTGCAATGACCGAGATTATATTAGGAATTAAAGAGTCGCTAAAAGATATAGATGCAGAAATTATAGTTAAAAATGCTCATGCTGATTCTAATATTTTATTTGCTATTATAAAGCAAATAAGAGATCAGGATATTGATGTAATAATTCCAATAGGCACGACAGCCAGCCAAACTGTGATTTCTCATATAACAAATAAACCAATTGTTTGTGCTGCTGCTATGATTAATAGTAAAAACCTACCTTTAGTTACCGGTGTTAACGACGAGATAAAAATCACCGACACCCTTATTAAATTACCTTTTTTACAGAATATCACTTTAATTTATAGCAGTAGCGAGAAAGTTATACCTGAAGTAGAAATGTTAAAATTATATGCTGGAAAAAACAATATTTCTCTGCACACGGTAATGATACAAAATTTAAATGATATGCCGGTCGCTGTAAAAAATGCTCCTGAAAATACGCAGAGTTTTATAATTCTAAAAGATCACTTAATAGTCAGCGGAATGAATATTATAAAGCAAGAAGCATTTAAACGCCGCATTCCTATCATTGCTTCCGATGAAGGGTCGGTAATTAGCGGGGCAACTATTGCGGTAGGAGTACAAGAGAAGCAAATAGGGGTAGAAGCAGGTTTAATGGCAAAAAAAATCTTACAAGGAATAGAGCCGCAAGATATTCCATTTGTGGATATGCAAGACTTAACTTTATTTATTAACCTTAAATCATTTGTTAAACAAGATATTCTGACTAAGGAAAATTTATCCGTACTTCCTTTGACTAAAAAAGAACTTACAGAGTAG
- a CDS encoding ABC transporter permease has translation MNILVTALEQSLIMLPLILGMYISYRILTLTDLTVDGTYVLGAAVFARTISLGLFPALIFAVISGGIIGSIVSFMQKNNRINGLISGILANFMLYSMNLQIMQRPNISVLGMPTLLSILDLDNWLIPLITINCLIISAVIILLKGKLGLFLRAFGFNKDLLINLGKPAELYRMLGLSISNCLAALTGTLSAQINGFADINMGFGVALVGIGAIVIGRHILINANNFNAFKEIFSCFVGILFYFIALSLLLQIGIDPINLKLILGIVLFISLSTVSKQ, from the coding sequence ATGAACATTTTAGTTACTGCTCTTGAGCAATCCTTAATAATGCTGCCGCTTATTTTAGGAATGTATATAAGTTATCGTATTCTAACACTTACCGATCTTACCGTAGACGGTACTTATGTACTAGGAGCTGCTGTATTTGCCCGCACTATTTCATTGGGGTTATTTCCTGCATTAATATTTGCCGTAATATCAGGAGGAATTATCGGCAGCATAGTGAGTTTTATGCAGAAAAATAACCGCATTAACGGGCTGATATCTGGAATACTTGCAAATTTTATGCTTTATTCCATGAACTTACAAATTATGCAGCGTCCTAATATATCGGTTCTCGGTATGCCAACTCTGTTATCTATATTAGATCTTGATAATTGGTTAATACCTTTAATAACAATTAATTGTCTTATTATATCTGCTGTTATAATTTTATTGAAAGGTAAGCTTGGTTTATTTCTTCGTGCTTTTGGTTTTAATAAAGATTTATTGATTAACTTAGGAAAACCTGCCGAGCTTTATCGCATGCTTGGGCTTAGTATAAGCAACTGCCTAGCTGCTTTAACTGGCACTTTATCGGCACAAATAAACGGTTTTGCCGATATTAATATGGGTTTTGGGGTGGCGCTAGTTGGTATCGGTGCAATTGTTATAGGGCGGCATATTTTAATCAATGCTAATAATTTCAATGCATTTAAAGAGATATTTTCTTGTTTTGTAGGTATATTATTTTACTTTATTGCTCTGAGCCTTTTACTCCAAATTGGCATCGATCCTATAAACCTTAAGCTTATTTTAGGGATAGTATTGTTTATTTCGCTCAGTACTGTGAGTAAGCAGTAA
- a CDS encoding ATP-binding cassette domain-containing protein: MKPYLYAENIEFKVRERTESIIAETTLNIAKEEFIVILGHNGSGKSTLAKILAGYLKPTSGKVFLDQIRIDKIPKAQKARTLVTLTQKAEERLFTELTLEENIIIWESRFPSNERLSFSEVLELTGAPQRFLPLLSQPLGKFSGGEKQIILLAFSIVHPPKILFLDEHTANLDPKASLEVMKKTAEIIEQHKITSVMITHNLEDAVNYGKRLIVLDSGKVVLDYLKPPGFSLKELREILQFNINIDG, from the coding sequence ATGAAACCTTATTTATATGCAGAAAATATAGAGTTCAAAGTGAGAGAAAGAACCGAGTCTATAATTGCTGAAACTACTTTAAATATTGCTAAAGAAGAGTTTATCGTAATATTAGGTCATAACGGGAGCGGCAAGTCTACTTTAGCTAAAATACTTGCCGGTTATTTGAAGCCTACTAGTGGGAAAGTATTTTTAGATCAAATCAGAATTGATAAAATACCTAAAGCTCAGAAAGCTCGTACGCTGGTTACACTAACACAAAAAGCTGAGGAGAGGCTATTTACCGAGCTAACGCTTGAGGAAAATATTATCATATGGGAAAGTAGATTCCCTAGTAATGAACGGTTAAGTTTTAGCGAGGTGCTAGAACTGACCGGTGCACCTCAGCGTTTTTTACCATTACTTTCACAGCCGCTTGGTAAATTTTCGGGCGGAGAAAAGCAGATTATATTGCTGGCATTTAGCATAGTTCATCCGCCTAAAATATTATTTCTAGACGAGCATACAGCAAATTTAGATCCGAAAGCTTCTTTGGAAGTGATGAAAAAAACAGCAGAGATTATAGAACAACATAAGATAACTTCCGTGATGATCACGCATAATTTGGAAGATGCCGTAAATTACGGCAAAAGGCTTATAGTACTTGATAGTGGTAAGGTAGTACTAGACTACCTAAAACCACCGGGTTTTTCTTTAAAAGAACTTAGAGAGATTTTACAATTCAATATTAATATCGACGGCTAA